The following coding sequences lie in one Oncorhynchus gorbuscha isolate QuinsamMale2020 ecotype Even-year linkage group LG10, OgorEven_v1.0, whole genome shotgun sequence genomic window:
- the LOC124045844 gene encoding histone deacetylase 7-like isoform X1: protein MFTLRADAITASGPTLDKDQRDSVFSRVAEPSVSAPLGSVPMDLRVTERVMRPGSDTALHPPLLHSPFSHQPCTTFSQHQLHQHIRFNMEQRRSEQEKQQELQQLWHKDKSQQSAVASSLVKQKLQEVILKKQKQQALGRTSSNPLSGPPVGYRELAPDPSGTSQPLVSPPPQGCREGSDDTPLRRAASEPNLKVKHKLKKHLNTRKSPLTRKESAPSPIKHRVPDTLDSSPSSSSTPVSGCSSPNDSLPNENGVLPSVDGLSHEVIIRLAQRLLLQDGSLAHFTIQSSSALPTITLGLPANARSELDLCPRKVGRVPMVTGGQSVYLPLGMEEQSGSLSPHLQPVLLLEPSRLVHTPMLAVPGLGTVPLQFAPQMDRLAPGGGPHKALSRTRSEPLPQSLRSLHPLLQQHHNSQLLERLKQQTHLGKLMSKSSEKPRLRQIPSEDMDSEEVGPTPSDTYHGRARVESLREAEPVSDLDSQGEQINLQHTLILNQSLLWEKQKQLQQLRRQTAHMETLAVPMMLGSAHRPLFRTQSSPASTSLTLPDKPLPIPAPEPHSKPRFTTGLVYDSQMLKHQCTCGDNSSHPEHAGRIQSIWSRLQERGLRGQCETIRGRKATLEELQSVHSERHVLLYGTNPLNRLKLDNRKLAGILSQRMFVMLPCGGVGVDNDTIWNESHTSTASRMAAGSVTELAFRVAKGDLKNGFAVVRPPGHHADPSNPMGFCYFNSVAIAAKQLQQKLSANKILIVDWDVHHGNGTQEVFYNDPSVLYISLHRYDDGNFFPGSGGPAEVGCGAGEGFNVNVAWTGGLDPPMSDAEYIAAFRTVVMPIAQEFSPDVVLVSSGFDAAEGHPAPLGGYKVTGKCFGFLTRQLMGLAGGRVIMALEGGHDLTAICDASEACVSALLGIEEPMSEEVLLQKPNANSVCSLQRVIQIHGQYWQSLKTFSSSVGLSFLGAQRRDCEETDAVNALASLSVGVLTSKSLPDEPMEHDDDSM, encoded by the exons TTTAACATGGAACAACGAAGAAGTGAGCAGGAGAAACAGCAAGAGCTGCAGCAGCTGTGGCACAAGGACAAGAGCCAACAGA GTGCTGTGGCCAGTTCCCTGGTGAAGCAGAAGCTCCAAGAGGTGATTCTGAAGAAGCAGAAACAACAAGCCCTGGGAAGAACCAGCTCCAACCCTCTCAGTGGTCCCCCTGTGGGCTACAG GGAGCTGGCTCCAGACCCCAGTGGGACGTCCCAGCCTCTGGTGTCCCCCCCTCCACAGGGTTGCAGAGAGGGCTCAGATGACACCCCTCTACGCAGGGCAG CCTCAGAGCCCAACCTGAAGGTGAAACACAAGTTGAAGAAACACCTGAACACTCGTAAGAGTCCTCTGACCCGCAAGGAGAGTGCTCCGTCCCCCATCAAACACCGGGTGCCTGACACTCTGG actcATCTCCCAGCAGCAGTAGCACCCCAGTGTCTGGCTGCAGCTCTCCCAATGACAGTCTACCCAATGAGAATGGAGTCCTGCCCTCTGTTGACGGGCTGTCCCATGAGGTTATTATCCGATTG gcccagAGGCTACTGCTCCAGGATGGGTCTCTAGCCCACTTCACCATCCAGAGTTCCTCTGCCCTACCCACCATCACCCTGGGCCTTCCAGCCAACGCCAGG agTGAATTAGACTTGTGCCCTCGGAAGGTGGGCCGGGTGCCTATGGTGACGGGAGGCCAGTCTGTCTACCTTCCCCTGGGGATGGAGGAGCAGAGTGGGTCGCTGTCGCCCCACCTCCAGCCTGTCCTCCTCCTGGAGCCCTCCCGACTGGTCCATACCCCCATGCTCGCTG ttCCAGGCCTGGGCACCGTGCCACTACAGTTTGCCCCCCAGATGGATCGTCTGGCCCCGGGTGGGGGCCCTCACAAGGCCCTGAGCCGAACTCGCTCAGAGCCGCTGCCCCAGAGCCTCAGATCCCTACACCCTCTGCTGCAACAGCACCACAACAGCCAACTACTGGAGAGACTTAAACAGCAGACACACCTGGGCAAG ctgATGTCTAAATCCAGTGAGAAGCCTCGGCTCAGACAGATCCCCTCAGAAGACATGGACTCTGAGGAGGTGGGGCCGACGCCCAGCGACACCTATCACGGCCGAGCACGGGTGGAGTCACTGAGGGAAGCGGAGCCTGTGTCTGAtttggacagccagggagaacAGATCAATCTgcaacacacactcatactcaacCAG tcattgCTATGGGAGAAACAGAAACAGCTGCAGCAGTTGCGTCGGCAGACAGCCCACATGGAGACGCTGGCGGTACCCATGATGCTTGGCAGTGCCCACCGGCCCCTGTTCCGTACCCAGTCCTCACCAGCCTCCACCTCCCTCACGCTGCCAGACAAGCCCCTGCCAATACCTGCCCCAGAACCACATAGCAAACCACGTTTCACCACCG GCCTGGTTTATGACTCTCAGATGCTAAAGCACCAGTGCACATGTGGTGACAACAGCAGCCACCCAGAGCATGCTGGGAGGATCCAGAGTATCTGGTCACGTCTCCAGGAGAGAGGTCTCAGGGGGCAGTGTGAG ACTATCCGGGGTCGAAAGGCCACTCTGGAGGAGCTGCAGTCGGTCCATTCAGAGCGTCATGTCCTGCTGTACGGCACCAACCCACTCAACCGCCTCAAACTGGACAACCGCAAGCTGGCCG GCATTCTCTCTCAAAGGATGTTTGTGATGCTCCCATGTGGAGGAGTGGGG GTGGACAATGACACAATCTGGAACGAGTCGCACACGTCCACGGCGTCGCGCATGGCTGCAGGCAGTGTCACAGAGCTGGCCTTCAGGGTGGCCAAGGGAGATCTCAAG AATGGCTTTGCAGTGGTGAGGCCCCCAGGCCACCATGCTGACCCTTCCAACCCAAT gggTTTCTGCTATTTCAACTCGGTGGCCATCGCAGCCAAGCAGCTCCAACAGAAACTGAGTGCCAACAAGATCCTCATCGTAGACTGG GATGTTCACCATGGTAATGGAACCCAGGAAGTGTTTTACAATGATCCCAGTGTGCTGTATATCTCACTGCATCGCTATGACGACGGCAACTTCTTCCCTGGCAGCGGGGGGCCAGCTGAG GTGGGATGTGGTGCTGGAGAAGGCTTCAATGTCAACGTGGCCTGGACTGGAGGTCTGGACCCCCCTATGAGTGATGCTGAGTACATCGCTGCTTTTAG GACGGTGGTGATGCCCATAGCTCAGGAGTTCTCCCCTGACGTGGTCCTGGTCTCCTCAGGGTTCGATGCAGCAGAGGGACATCCTGCACCTCTAGGGGGTTACAAGGTCACCGGCAAAT GTTTTGGGTTCCTGACCCGGCAGCTGATGGGTCTGGCTGGAGGCCGGGTGATCATGGCCCTGGAGGGAGGTCACGACCTCACGGCCATCTGCGACGCCTCCGAGGCCTGCGTCAGCGCTCTCCTGGGCATTGAG GAGCCTATGTCAGAGGAGGTGCTGCTGCAGAAGCCCAATGCTAACAGTGTTTGCTCGCTACAGAGAGTCATACAGATACATG GTCAGTATTGGCAGTCCTTGAAGACGTTCAGTAGCTCCGTGGGACTGTCCTTCCTGGGTGCTCAGAGAAGAGACTGTGAGGAGACTGATGCTGTCAatgctctggcctctctctctgtgggggtCCTGACCAGCAAGAG CCTCCCCGACGAGCCCATGGAGCATGACGACGATTCCATGTGA
- the LOC124045844 gene encoding histone deacetylase 7-like isoform X3 codes for MDLRVTERVMRPGSDTALHPPLLHSPFSHQPCTTFSQHQLHQHIRFNMEQRRSEQEKQQELQQLWHKDKSQQSAVASSLVKQKLQEVILKKQKQQALGRTSSNPLSGPPVGYRELAPDPSGTSQPLVSPPPQGCREGSDDTPLRRAASEPNLKVKHKLKKHLNTRKSPLTRKESAPSPIKHRVPDTLDSSPSSSSTPVSGCSSPNDSLPNENGVLPSVDGLSHEVIIRLAQRLLLQDGSLAHFTIQSSSALPTITLGLPANARSELDLCPRKVGRVPMVTGGQSVYLPLGMEEQSGSLSPHLQPVLLLEPSRLVHTPMLAVPGLGTVPLQFAPQMDRLAPGGGPHKALSRTRSEPLPQSLRSLHPLLQQHHNSQLLERLKQQTHLGKLMSKSSEKPRLRQIPSEDMDSEEVGPTPSDTYHGRARVESLREAEPVSDLDSQGEQINLQHTLILNQSLLWEKQKQLQQLRRQTAHMETLAVPMMLGSAHRPLFRTQSSPASTSLTLPDKPLPIPAPEPHSKPRFTTGLVYDSQMLKHQCTCGDNSSHPEHAGRIQSIWSRLQERGLRGQCETIRGRKATLEELQSVHSERHVLLYGTNPLNRLKLDNRKLAGILSQRMFVMLPCGGVGVDNDTIWNESHTSTASRMAAGSVTELAFRVAKGDLKNGFAVVRPPGHHADPSNPMGFCYFNSVAIAAKQLQQKLSANKILIVDWDVHHGNGTQEVFYNDPSVLYISLHRYDDGNFFPGSGGPAEVGCGAGEGFNVNVAWTGGLDPPMSDAEYIAAFRTVVMPIAQEFSPDVVLVSSGFDAAEGHPAPLGGYKVTGKCFGFLTRQLMGLAGGRVIMALEGGHDLTAICDASEACVSALLGIEEPMSEEVLLQKPNANSVCSLQRVIQIHGQYWQSLKTFSSSVGLSFLGAQRRDCEETDAVNALASLSVGVLTSKSLPDEPMEHDDDSM; via the exons TTTAACATGGAACAACGAAGAAGTGAGCAGGAGAAACAGCAAGAGCTGCAGCAGCTGTGGCACAAGGACAAGAGCCAACAGA GTGCTGTGGCCAGTTCCCTGGTGAAGCAGAAGCTCCAAGAGGTGATTCTGAAGAAGCAGAAACAACAAGCCCTGGGAAGAACCAGCTCCAACCCTCTCAGTGGTCCCCCTGTGGGCTACAG GGAGCTGGCTCCAGACCCCAGTGGGACGTCCCAGCCTCTGGTGTCCCCCCCTCCACAGGGTTGCAGAGAGGGCTCAGATGACACCCCTCTACGCAGGGCAG CCTCAGAGCCCAACCTGAAGGTGAAACACAAGTTGAAGAAACACCTGAACACTCGTAAGAGTCCTCTGACCCGCAAGGAGAGTGCTCCGTCCCCCATCAAACACCGGGTGCCTGACACTCTGG actcATCTCCCAGCAGCAGTAGCACCCCAGTGTCTGGCTGCAGCTCTCCCAATGACAGTCTACCCAATGAGAATGGAGTCCTGCCCTCTGTTGACGGGCTGTCCCATGAGGTTATTATCCGATTG gcccagAGGCTACTGCTCCAGGATGGGTCTCTAGCCCACTTCACCATCCAGAGTTCCTCTGCCCTACCCACCATCACCCTGGGCCTTCCAGCCAACGCCAGG agTGAATTAGACTTGTGCCCTCGGAAGGTGGGCCGGGTGCCTATGGTGACGGGAGGCCAGTCTGTCTACCTTCCCCTGGGGATGGAGGAGCAGAGTGGGTCGCTGTCGCCCCACCTCCAGCCTGTCCTCCTCCTGGAGCCCTCCCGACTGGTCCATACCCCCATGCTCGCTG ttCCAGGCCTGGGCACCGTGCCACTACAGTTTGCCCCCCAGATGGATCGTCTGGCCCCGGGTGGGGGCCCTCACAAGGCCCTGAGCCGAACTCGCTCAGAGCCGCTGCCCCAGAGCCTCAGATCCCTACACCCTCTGCTGCAACAGCACCACAACAGCCAACTACTGGAGAGACTTAAACAGCAGACACACCTGGGCAAG ctgATGTCTAAATCCAGTGAGAAGCCTCGGCTCAGACAGATCCCCTCAGAAGACATGGACTCTGAGGAGGTGGGGCCGACGCCCAGCGACACCTATCACGGCCGAGCACGGGTGGAGTCACTGAGGGAAGCGGAGCCTGTGTCTGAtttggacagccagggagaacAGATCAATCTgcaacacacactcatactcaacCAG tcattgCTATGGGAGAAACAGAAACAGCTGCAGCAGTTGCGTCGGCAGACAGCCCACATGGAGACGCTGGCGGTACCCATGATGCTTGGCAGTGCCCACCGGCCCCTGTTCCGTACCCAGTCCTCACCAGCCTCCACCTCCCTCACGCTGCCAGACAAGCCCCTGCCAATACCTGCCCCAGAACCACATAGCAAACCACGTTTCACCACCG GCCTGGTTTATGACTCTCAGATGCTAAAGCACCAGTGCACATGTGGTGACAACAGCAGCCACCCAGAGCATGCTGGGAGGATCCAGAGTATCTGGTCACGTCTCCAGGAGAGAGGTCTCAGGGGGCAGTGTGAG ACTATCCGGGGTCGAAAGGCCACTCTGGAGGAGCTGCAGTCGGTCCATTCAGAGCGTCATGTCCTGCTGTACGGCACCAACCCACTCAACCGCCTCAAACTGGACAACCGCAAGCTGGCCG GCATTCTCTCTCAAAGGATGTTTGTGATGCTCCCATGTGGAGGAGTGGGG GTGGACAATGACACAATCTGGAACGAGTCGCACACGTCCACGGCGTCGCGCATGGCTGCAGGCAGTGTCACAGAGCTGGCCTTCAGGGTGGCCAAGGGAGATCTCAAG AATGGCTTTGCAGTGGTGAGGCCCCCAGGCCACCATGCTGACCCTTCCAACCCAAT gggTTTCTGCTATTTCAACTCGGTGGCCATCGCAGCCAAGCAGCTCCAACAGAAACTGAGTGCCAACAAGATCCTCATCGTAGACTGG GATGTTCACCATGGTAATGGAACCCAGGAAGTGTTTTACAATGATCCCAGTGTGCTGTATATCTCACTGCATCGCTATGACGACGGCAACTTCTTCCCTGGCAGCGGGGGGCCAGCTGAG GTGGGATGTGGTGCTGGAGAAGGCTTCAATGTCAACGTGGCCTGGACTGGAGGTCTGGACCCCCCTATGAGTGATGCTGAGTACATCGCTGCTTTTAG GACGGTGGTGATGCCCATAGCTCAGGAGTTCTCCCCTGACGTGGTCCTGGTCTCCTCAGGGTTCGATGCAGCAGAGGGACATCCTGCACCTCTAGGGGGTTACAAGGTCACCGGCAAAT GTTTTGGGTTCCTGACCCGGCAGCTGATGGGTCTGGCTGGAGGCCGGGTGATCATGGCCCTGGAGGGAGGTCACGACCTCACGGCCATCTGCGACGCCTCCGAGGCCTGCGTCAGCGCTCTCCTGGGCATTGAG GAGCCTATGTCAGAGGAGGTGCTGCTGCAGAAGCCCAATGCTAACAGTGTTTGCTCGCTACAGAGAGTCATACAGATACATG GTCAGTATTGGCAGTCCTTGAAGACGTTCAGTAGCTCCGTGGGACTGTCCTTCCTGGGTGCTCAGAGAAGAGACTGTGAGGAGACTGATGCTGTCAatgctctggcctctctctctgtgggggtCCTGACCAGCAAGAG CCTCCCCGACGAGCCCATGGAGCATGACGACGATTCCATGTGA
- the LOC124045844 gene encoding histone deacetylase 7-like isoform X2, with protein MFTLRADAITASGPTLDKDQRDSVFSRVAEPSVSAPLGSVPMDLRVTERVMRPGSDTALHPPLLHSPFSHQPCTTFSQHQLHQHIRFNMEQRRSEQEKQQELQQLWHKDKSQQSAVASSLVKQKLQEVILKKQKQQALGRTSSNPLSGPPVGYRELAPDPSGTSQPLVSPPPQGCREGSDDTPLRRAASEPNLKVKHKLKKHLNTRKSPLTRKESAPSPIKHRVPDTLDSSPSSSSTPVSGCSSPNDSLPNENGVLPSVDGLSHEAQRLLLQDGSLAHFTIQSSSALPTITLGLPANARSELDLCPRKVGRVPMVTGGQSVYLPLGMEEQSGSLSPHLQPVLLLEPSRLVHTPMLAVPGLGTVPLQFAPQMDRLAPGGGPHKALSRTRSEPLPQSLRSLHPLLQQHHNSQLLERLKQQTHLGKLMSKSSEKPRLRQIPSEDMDSEEVGPTPSDTYHGRARVESLREAEPVSDLDSQGEQINLQHTLILNQSLLWEKQKQLQQLRRQTAHMETLAVPMMLGSAHRPLFRTQSSPASTSLTLPDKPLPIPAPEPHSKPRFTTGLVYDSQMLKHQCTCGDNSSHPEHAGRIQSIWSRLQERGLRGQCETIRGRKATLEELQSVHSERHVLLYGTNPLNRLKLDNRKLAGILSQRMFVMLPCGGVGVDNDTIWNESHTSTASRMAAGSVTELAFRVAKGDLKNGFAVVRPPGHHADPSNPMGFCYFNSVAIAAKQLQQKLSANKILIVDWDVHHGNGTQEVFYNDPSVLYISLHRYDDGNFFPGSGGPAEVGCGAGEGFNVNVAWTGGLDPPMSDAEYIAAFRTVVMPIAQEFSPDVVLVSSGFDAAEGHPAPLGGYKVTGKCFGFLTRQLMGLAGGRVIMALEGGHDLTAICDASEACVSALLGIEEPMSEEVLLQKPNANSVCSLQRVIQIHGQYWQSLKTFSSSVGLSFLGAQRRDCEETDAVNALASLSVGVLTSKSLPDEPMEHDDDSM; from the exons TTTAACATGGAACAACGAAGAAGTGAGCAGGAGAAACAGCAAGAGCTGCAGCAGCTGTGGCACAAGGACAAGAGCCAACAGA GTGCTGTGGCCAGTTCCCTGGTGAAGCAGAAGCTCCAAGAGGTGATTCTGAAGAAGCAGAAACAACAAGCCCTGGGAAGAACCAGCTCCAACCCTCTCAGTGGTCCCCCTGTGGGCTACAG GGAGCTGGCTCCAGACCCCAGTGGGACGTCCCAGCCTCTGGTGTCCCCCCCTCCACAGGGTTGCAGAGAGGGCTCAGATGACACCCCTCTACGCAGGGCAG CCTCAGAGCCCAACCTGAAGGTGAAACACAAGTTGAAGAAACACCTGAACACTCGTAAGAGTCCTCTGACCCGCAAGGAGAGTGCTCCGTCCCCCATCAAACACCGGGTGCCTGACACTCTGG actcATCTCCCAGCAGCAGTAGCACCCCAGTGTCTGGCTGCAGCTCTCCCAATGACAGTCTACCCAATGAGAATGGAGTCCTGCCCTCTGTTGACGGGCTGTCCCATGAG gcccagAGGCTACTGCTCCAGGATGGGTCTCTAGCCCACTTCACCATCCAGAGTTCCTCTGCCCTACCCACCATCACCCTGGGCCTTCCAGCCAACGCCAGG agTGAATTAGACTTGTGCCCTCGGAAGGTGGGCCGGGTGCCTATGGTGACGGGAGGCCAGTCTGTCTACCTTCCCCTGGGGATGGAGGAGCAGAGTGGGTCGCTGTCGCCCCACCTCCAGCCTGTCCTCCTCCTGGAGCCCTCCCGACTGGTCCATACCCCCATGCTCGCTG ttCCAGGCCTGGGCACCGTGCCACTACAGTTTGCCCCCCAGATGGATCGTCTGGCCCCGGGTGGGGGCCCTCACAAGGCCCTGAGCCGAACTCGCTCAGAGCCGCTGCCCCAGAGCCTCAGATCCCTACACCCTCTGCTGCAACAGCACCACAACAGCCAACTACTGGAGAGACTTAAACAGCAGACACACCTGGGCAAG ctgATGTCTAAATCCAGTGAGAAGCCTCGGCTCAGACAGATCCCCTCAGAAGACATGGACTCTGAGGAGGTGGGGCCGACGCCCAGCGACACCTATCACGGCCGAGCACGGGTGGAGTCACTGAGGGAAGCGGAGCCTGTGTCTGAtttggacagccagggagaacAGATCAATCTgcaacacacactcatactcaacCAG tcattgCTATGGGAGAAACAGAAACAGCTGCAGCAGTTGCGTCGGCAGACAGCCCACATGGAGACGCTGGCGGTACCCATGATGCTTGGCAGTGCCCACCGGCCCCTGTTCCGTACCCAGTCCTCACCAGCCTCCACCTCCCTCACGCTGCCAGACAAGCCCCTGCCAATACCTGCCCCAGAACCACATAGCAAACCACGTTTCACCACCG GCCTGGTTTATGACTCTCAGATGCTAAAGCACCAGTGCACATGTGGTGACAACAGCAGCCACCCAGAGCATGCTGGGAGGATCCAGAGTATCTGGTCACGTCTCCAGGAGAGAGGTCTCAGGGGGCAGTGTGAG ACTATCCGGGGTCGAAAGGCCACTCTGGAGGAGCTGCAGTCGGTCCATTCAGAGCGTCATGTCCTGCTGTACGGCACCAACCCACTCAACCGCCTCAAACTGGACAACCGCAAGCTGGCCG GCATTCTCTCTCAAAGGATGTTTGTGATGCTCCCATGTGGAGGAGTGGGG GTGGACAATGACACAATCTGGAACGAGTCGCACACGTCCACGGCGTCGCGCATGGCTGCAGGCAGTGTCACAGAGCTGGCCTTCAGGGTGGCCAAGGGAGATCTCAAG AATGGCTTTGCAGTGGTGAGGCCCCCAGGCCACCATGCTGACCCTTCCAACCCAAT gggTTTCTGCTATTTCAACTCGGTGGCCATCGCAGCCAAGCAGCTCCAACAGAAACTGAGTGCCAACAAGATCCTCATCGTAGACTGG GATGTTCACCATGGTAATGGAACCCAGGAAGTGTTTTACAATGATCCCAGTGTGCTGTATATCTCACTGCATCGCTATGACGACGGCAACTTCTTCCCTGGCAGCGGGGGGCCAGCTGAG GTGGGATGTGGTGCTGGAGAAGGCTTCAATGTCAACGTGGCCTGGACTGGAGGTCTGGACCCCCCTATGAGTGATGCTGAGTACATCGCTGCTTTTAG GACGGTGGTGATGCCCATAGCTCAGGAGTTCTCCCCTGACGTGGTCCTGGTCTCCTCAGGGTTCGATGCAGCAGAGGGACATCCTGCACCTCTAGGGGGTTACAAGGTCACCGGCAAAT GTTTTGGGTTCCTGACCCGGCAGCTGATGGGTCTGGCTGGAGGCCGGGTGATCATGGCCCTGGAGGGAGGTCACGACCTCACGGCCATCTGCGACGCCTCCGAGGCCTGCGTCAGCGCTCTCCTGGGCATTGAG GAGCCTATGTCAGAGGAGGTGCTGCTGCAGAAGCCCAATGCTAACAGTGTTTGCTCGCTACAGAGAGTCATACAGATACATG GTCAGTATTGGCAGTCCTTGAAGACGTTCAGTAGCTCCGTGGGACTGTCCTTCCTGGGTGCTCAGAGAAGAGACTGTGAGGAGACTGATGCTGTCAatgctctggcctctctctctgtgggggtCCTGACCAGCAAGAG CCTCCCCGACGAGCCCATGGAGCATGACGACGATTCCATGTGA